A genomic segment from Vagococcus zengguangii encodes:
- the ftsY gene encoding signal recognition particle-docking protein FtsY — protein MGIFDKLKNVFNKNETPEPITETQEKMDKGLEKTRKTFGQMMNELMANFRKVDEDFFEELEETLITADVGFETAMRITDELRQEVKLQNAKKPEEVQNVIVEKLVSIYEENGLEEQNEVNLQSEGLSIILFVGVNGVGKTTSIGKLANQYREEGKKVLLAAADTFRAGAIDQLIVWGDRAQVDVVYGQAGGDPASVVFDAVKRAKDEEADILLVDTAGRLQNKDHLMKELEKIKRIIQREVPDAPHEVLLVVDATTGQNAMVQAKQFKETTDVTGLVLTKLDGTAKGGMVLAIRNELNLPVKLVGLGEGINDLQPFNPSEFVYGLFKELIVAED, from the coding sequence ATGGGTATTTTTGATAAGTTAAAAAATGTCTTTAACAAAAATGAAACACCAGAACCAATCACAGAAACACAAGAAAAGATGGATAAAGGACTAGAAAAAACTAGAAAAACCTTTGGACAAATGATGAACGAATTAATGGCAAACTTTAGAAAAGTTGACGAAGACTTTTTTGAAGAGTTAGAAGAAACCTTAATTACAGCTGATGTAGGTTTTGAAACAGCGATGCGTATTACTGATGAATTAAGACAAGAAGTGAAGTTGCAAAACGCTAAAAAACCAGAAGAAGTTCAAAACGTAATCGTTGAGAAATTAGTAAGTATTTATGAAGAAAATGGTTTAGAAGAACAAAACGAAGTGAATTTACAATCAGAAGGGTTAAGTATTATCCTATTTGTTGGAGTTAATGGTGTTGGGAAAACAACCTCAATCGGTAAGTTGGCTAATCAATACCGCGAAGAAGGTAAGAAAGTGTTGTTAGCGGCAGCTGATACTTTCCGTGCCGGAGCGATTGATCAATTAATCGTATGGGGTGACCGTGCACAAGTGGATGTTGTTTATGGTCAAGCAGGTGGCGATCCAGCCTCAGTCGTTTTTGACGCTGTAAAACGCGCTAAAGACGAAGAAGCAGATATTTTATTAGTCGATACTGCTGGACGTTTACAAAATAAAGATCACTTAATGAAAGAATTGGAAAAAATTAAACGCATTATTCAACGCGAAGTACCAGATGCACCGCACGAAGTGTTACTAGTAGTTGATGCAACGACGGGACAAAATGCAATGGTCCAAGCAAAACAATTTAAAGAGACAACCGATGTAACAGGTCTAGTTTTAACTAAATTAGATGGAACAGCCAAAGGTGGCATGGTTCTTGCGATTCGTAATGAATTAAATCTACCCGTTAAGTTAGTTGGTCTGGGTGAGGGAATTAATGATTTACAACCCTTCAATCCATCCGAATTTGTATACGGCTTGTTTAAAGAGTTAATCGTAGCAGAAGATTAA